One genomic window of Panicum hallii strain FIL2 chromosome 6, PHallii_v3.1, whole genome shotgun sequence includes the following:
- the LOC112896852 gene encoding uncharacterized protein LOC112896852 yields MPTTPSDDGRIVIAVDPITALVDAGGGDDAQQSESSVSEVLQSETISADMVRKKLKKLDVIMFCVAALEWAGNAVGTLGFLWATVVMLGGFCSLLSRLDFWFSAIMVFIEGSRVFIRDDASVNQWLFGSTSAFRWENFSGDRMFALLLANLQIPVAFLQILLSIMRLRSLLGHHNHDYRPLPKDASPNLVPSIVVFFMLELCQGSSYILATILGLISLFRRRSLARDLGFKRVRQFWGGFENEWAENAVDLYCHKAYEARKEKGLFPSNNSMPSLTSLAIESLDSTSTEMQIAGLHVLDNFLERFDHTSKEVLIAEITYAVPTLIDMLGSSSTSKDIRLLAAKIIEKLSDRLKISEFPSMVKLIPSLLERQPYALVGLSILQKLVCNPDNCAEIAKDATNIITKIRGFISYVEDEENSYGHQRVIGVYYSAFKFLRRLAIIGGKTGARFRQQLLENPFLLNRLKRMLDCEPVMDIVAKLALDEAARQEIGGTHSIMRKLMDSFLRSDNNDRSLQLAAGEALGNLTIMSTDNCLAILFAGKDHNLIEKLINMLKDEYYICVAANLLHNLCANSRDKLIDLDAKVHLESALPKVMELIRTKEGEQLEAALCIASQIGYVIPEYFAQVLEPDIDAASAEKLVEKLVVTLKSNMEPCLKYPRIRRVLVEVVISTVVLCPGYIKIFRAKGAKDALDMVKGTPSRLEKYRVFLDGEGVVAESLPMRDLVDKAKRLIDQPTSTPGCGASEFKCPMDQR; encoded by the exons ATGCCGACGACACCTTCCGACGACGGCCGGATTGTCATCGCAGTAGATCCCATCACTGCGCTTGTGGACGCTGGTGGTGGCGACGATGCGCAGCAGAGCGAGAGCAGTGTGAGTGAGGTGCTGCAGAGCGAGACCATCAGTGCCGATATGGTGAGGAAGAAGCTGAAAAAGCTGGATGTCATCATGTTTTGTGTTGCCGCCTTGGAGTGGGCGGGCAACGCTGTCGGCACTCTGGGCTTCCTTTGGGCTACTGTCGTCATGCTTGGCGGGTTCTGCTCTCTTCTCAGTCGATTGGATTTCTGGTTTTCAGCAATCATGGTCTTCATAGAAGGCTCCAG GGTTTTCATCCGCGATGATGCCTCGGTCAACCAGTGGTTATTCGGCTCCACAAGTGCATTTAGATGGGAAAATTTCTCGGGAGATCGCATGTTCG CGTTGCTGCTTGCCAACCTGCAGATCCCAGTGGCATTCCTGCAGATTCTGCTATCAATTATGCGCCTTCGCAGCCTGCTAGGTCATCACAACCATGACTATCGCCCCCTGCCGAAGGACGCTAGCCCAAACTTGGTGCCATCTATAGTAGTCTTCTTCATGCTGGAGCTATGCCAAGGGTCATCCTATATCCTGGCAACCATCCTCGGGCTCATCTCCCTTTTCCGTCGCAGATCGCTTGCCCGTGACTTGGGATTCAAAAGAGTAAGACAGTTCTGGGGAGGATTCGAAAACGAGTGGGCTGAAAATGCAGTCGACCTGTACTGCCACAAAGCCTACGAGGCACGCAAGGAAAAGGGTCTTTTTCCATCGAATAACTCCATGCCCAGCCTCACCAGCCTCGCCATCGAGTCCCTTGACAGCACCTCAACTGAAATGCAAATTGCTGGCCTTCATGTTCTTGACAACTTCCTGGAACGATTTGACCACACATCCAAAGAGGTGCTCATCGCAGAGATCACTTATGCAGTGCCCACCTTGATTGACATGCTCGGCTCCAGCTCCACATCCAAAGATATCAGGCTGTTAGCTGCCAAAATCATCGAAAAGCTCAGTGATCGCCTCAAAATTTCTGAGTTTCCTAGCATGGTGAAGCTGATACCTTCTCTACTTGAACGCCAACCTTACGCGTTGGTGGGCTTGTCGATTCTTCAGAAGCTTGTTTGCAATCCTGATAACTGTGCAGAAATTGCCAAAGACGCTACAAACATCATCACCAAGATCAGAGGGTTTATCAGCTACGTCGAGGATGAGGAAAACAGTTATGGCCATCAGCGGGTAATAGGGGTATATTATTCTGCTTTCAAGTTTTTGAGGAGGCTTGCTATCATAGGTGGCAAAACAGGTGCACGGTTTCGCCAACAGCTGTTAGAGAACCCCTTCTTACTGAACAGACTCAAACGTATGTTGGACTGTGAGCCCGTGATGGATATCGTAGCAAAGCTGGCCTTGGATGAGGCTGCAAGGCAGGAGATTGGGGGCACCCACTCCATTATGCGCAAGTTGATGGATTCGTTTCTCAGGTCAGATAACAATGATCGTTCACTGCAACTAGCTGCAGGGGAAGCACTGGGAAATCTTACAATAATGAGCACAGACAATTGCTTGGCTATCTTGTTTGCAGGCAAAGATCATAATCTTATCGAGAAGCTCATCAACATGCTTAAAGATGAGTACTACATATGTGTTGCAGCAAATCTACTGCATAATCTCTGTGCAAACTCCAGAGACAAGCTGATAGACCTTGATGCAAAGGTGCACCTGGAATCTGCGCTGCCAAAG GTGATGGAACTTATACGGACCAAAGAGGGCGAACAATTGGAGGCCGCACTCTGTATTGCTTCACAAATTGGTTATGTAATCCCTGAATACTTTGCCCAGGTGCTTGAACCAGATATCGATGCAGCATCAGCAGAAAAACTTGTTGAAAAGCTTGTGGTTACTCTCAAATCCAACATGGAACCATGTCTTAAGTACCCCAGGATAAGAAGGGTCCTTGTTGAGGTGGTAATATCAACCGTGGTATTGTGTCCTGGGTACATAAAGATCTTCAGAGCAAAGGGGGCAAAGGATGCCCTGGACATGGTCAAAGGAACCCCATCCAGATTGGAAAAGTACAGGGTCTTCCTCGATGGCGAAGGAGTAGTTGCGGAGAGCTTACCTATGCGCGACCTAGTGGACAAGGCCAAAAGGCTAATTGATCAGCCAACTTCAACTCCAG GCTGCGGTGCATCTGAATTCAAGTGCCCAATGGATCAACGTTGA
- the LOC112896410 gene encoding F-box protein PP2-B10-like, whose protein sequence is MPVVGAGRTRATTTATNSRRTSSVSSYPVPVRPDLIRSYSTSYRIHPSAMAAAAEGARGRETQLGDLPADCLAQAIALTSPRDASRCAAVSPTFRAAADSDHVWQRFIPSDDAQLLLAALPAKGGGGGGGGGRNKKDAYLGLCDAASAAAVGGDGGCRVWLDRATGAKCYALSARRLSLPWDDGEFSWRFTPHPLSRFGEVAELVECTCLDIYGRLPAAALTPAAPYAAYLVYDTAAGGRHRGLSFPDQETAVSLGGRPAARHAVCLRPDDAEARKFGGTSGPRRGGGGQQVLVRQPRRREDGWWEMEMGRLRTAGGREEEQEEVVASFEALGWYPKSGLVLHGIEFRPLH, encoded by the exons ATGCCCGTCGTCGGTGCAGGCCGGACCagagccaccaccaccgccaccaacTCGCGACGCACGTCGTCCGTCAGCAGCTATCCTGTCCCCGTCCGCCCCGACCTCATTCGTAGTTACAGCACCAGCTACCGCATCCACCCatcggcgatggcggcggccgcggagggggcgagggggcggGAGACGCAGCTGGGGGACCTGCCGGCGGACTGCCTGGCGCAGGCCATCGCGCTCACCTCCCCGCGCGACGCCTCCCGCTGCGCCGCCGTGTCGCCGAccttccgcgccgccgcggactcGGACCACGTCTGGCAGCGCTTCATCCCCAGCGACGACGCGCAACTCCTCCTGGCCGCGCTGCCGgccaagggcggcggcggcggcggcggcggcggcaggaacaAGAAGGACGCCTACCTGGGCCTCTGCgacgccgccagcgccgccgccgtcggcggGGACGGCGGCTGCCGGGTGTGGCTCGACAGGGCCACCGGCGCCAAGTGCTACGCGCTCTCGGCGCGCAGGCTCAGCCTCCCCTGGGACGACGGCGAGTTCAGCTGGAGGTTCACGCCGCACCCGCTCTCCAG GTTCGGGGAGgtggcggagctggtggagtgCACGTGCCTGGACATCTACGGGCGgctcccggcggcggcgctcacgCCGGCGGCGCCCTACGCGGCGTACCTGGTCTACGACACCGCGGCGGGGGGCCGCCACCGCGGCCTCAGCTTCCCGGACCAGGAGACGGCGGTGTCCCTGGGCGGCCGGCCCGCGGCGCGCCACGCCGTGTGCCTGCGGCCCGACGACGCCGAGGCGCGCAAGTTCGGGGGCACCAGCGGcccgaggcgcggcggcggaggccagCAGGTGCTGGTGCGGCAGCCGAGGAGGAGGGAGGACGGGTGGTGGGAAATGGAGATGGGGCGGCTGCgcacggccggcggccgggaggaggagcaggaggaggtggtggccaGCTTCGAGGCGCTGGGATGGTACCCCAAGAGCGGGCTCGTCCTTCATGGCATCGAGTTCAGGCCACTCCACTAG